CCTGATCCTGAACCAGTTATGCTTGAAGCAATCCCCACTTTGAAGTTCAATCAAGAGGCTTTCAGTTGCATTGAAGATACACAGTTAAGtcctttttattaattataagtcATAGAGAACAAGTTTCTCATATTTTCCTTGATATCGGATACATGATAGTTTTTGCGGGATAtaacttggttgttgttgttgtatcagATACATGATAGATTAAGGGcctatttgaattgatttataggAGCTTATCTATTGACATAAACACTTGTGAGACTGTTTTGAAGAGCTGATGAAATCGGCTTATGATTTGCTCATGAGCTgtattttcagcttatttttataagTTCTCTAAGATAGTTTATGAAAACAACGTATAGTTTACATGAAAACAGGttgactttattttatcttttgttatagaaataacttatgcaaaattattttatatgatAAGCGATGATGTTATAAGCGCTTAAATAAGCTGTGTATCTAGACAGGCCGTGATAGATTAATAACTTTATGCAAAAAGGAACTAATGAATAGATAAATAACTGAGTTTGCTTCTACAGGTGTGTAATATGTTTGGCAGACTACAAAGAAAGAGAAATATTACGGATCATGCCGAAATGCGGACACACTTTTCATCTTTGTTGCATTGATATATGGCTGAGGAAACAATCAACCTGTCCAGTATGCCGTCTGCCATTAAAAAACTCGTCCGAAACAAAACATGTGAGACCTGTAACATTCACCATGAGCCAACCTCTTGACGAGCCGCCACACACTTCAGAAAGGAACGCAGATATTGATAGGCACGATGAACCTACCGCCGTTAACTCCACACAACCAACTTCTGAAGAACCAGAAGCAAGGCAATAGTTATCTATGTTGTCTTAAGGGATTGTTCTGATTTCCAAAAATAGATTAGTGATCATTTTCTGGTTCTATAGATGAATGTTTTTAACTAGATTGGATTCAAATTCTTTCTATGTATTATTATGGCTTTCATATTCACTTGGTGATGTAAAATAGGCCATGTCAATTGTCAAGTCAACATTGGTTTTCTGCAGCTGAGATGTATATAATATCTTTCCTTCTGCAGCATATGCAGGCCTATGTTTTGATGGAATTTATTTTACACCATGTTTGGAGTTTTTTTGATTGTAGCATTGCTTTTAGCAAACACACTACTCTAAGTTTGGTTCAATTGACTTATTTGCAAcctattttaaatagattttgCTTCTACCAAAAAAGGTCAGTTATCCAATGCTTGTAGAGGCACTTGCAAAAGGACAATGGGCTAACATGGGCCTACTCCGGACCTAGATTACCTACATTAGAAAACATAAGGAGTCAATAATTGGAGAGTTTTATTTGGAGTCAATAACACCCCACACCCCTAGACATGTGCTGACACCCCTACACATGTGCTGAAATAACTATATTCTATTTTAACTAAAAATAGTAAATCTGTCAAACTTATTACAGTATTTGCTTACTGAGGTTTATAAGATTATTCGGAAGAGCACCGACATTCATCATATTCATTTGAGTTTTTTAAATGAGACCcgttgaattttttatattatttcacaTTATAACCTATAAAAAATCCAAAATGAAATCAATatcttgaaaatcaaattaatcatTGTTTTAACTTTTCTCAAATATTACcgttatttgatttttttcattgataaaatgatttttttattaataaatatgagCCATTTTATTTGTAGAACCGTGTCTCTCTGTATGAGTGTTGCAACTTAGGGAACGTTTGAAAAACTCAAATATCCAACTGCCTCTGACACAAGAATATTGATAAATGTGTAGAAACTTAGCAGAATTGCCGATAATCATGctctaaaattttgaattttttcaaatttGGACAAATATTTATAAGTATGCGTTTTTTTCGTATTTAtcggttttttttttataaaaattttacaCAAATTCAATAAAAATGTACCTATCCACACAATTAGTATACAATAActtttaggaatttcttttccCACTTGTATACCTTTTCATAAACCAAATCCTTGgcgaaaatttaaaaatatcccTAGAGTTCAGAAATACATCTTCGGACGCACTAATTTTCTACAAAATTGAACGCAAGCGAGTGATCTACCcctattatatttgattttagttCGGAGTTGCATCTTCGAATGTGTATTTGGTATATttaggagatgcatctctgaatacACCTCATAGTATCCGAAATACAGACGTTTAAATAGCTAAAAATGCATTCACatgtgttttcgaagatgcatatttGGACTAATATTTGACAAAAATGAGGTGAATGCTTAATTTACGAAGGATAATGTGATTTAAGGTGCGTCCGGAAATGCATATCTAAAAACATTTGAGGGCAATTTCGAATTTTTAGAGGCGTGAGCCACACCCTAAGGGTAAAAACAGAAATTCCCTAATTTTTAATAAACAAGGACCAAGGCCATgtattgaaaaggaaaagaaaacgaAGATACAAAAAGGAAGGGGGAAAAACCAAACCCCTCTATGGGAAACCCATATAAGCTTGGGGAATCCAAGCTTGTTACACAAGAAAACCTCTCTACTAATAACAATCAAATGATCATACCAAGATGAACTTCCATTCTTCAAGTTAATGCTAGCATGATCATCCACACACATGTTGCCTTTCCGATAAATATGAGTGATCATAAAGTCTAAACTTTTCATCCTACTAAGCTAATTTAACCAACGAATTTTGATAAAACTCGAGACAGTAATTGGATTGAAAAGAGCCTTAACTACTATTAATAAATATGTTTTAACCCAAATTTTATCCCAATACTTGTCTAAAACAACCTCTATAGCCATGGTTTCCCCTATCAATTCAGCCAATAATGCATTGCCAACTCCAATAGAGGAACTAGTTAGTTCTCtaagaagtcatgaaattgagttgGAACAAGATTAACCTCAGAAGAAGGTAAAATCCATCACACTCAAATGTGTTAGAGGTTCTGAGAAGTCCAAAGCTCTTCAAGCCGAAGAGATCGATGattttgaagaagattctaacgGAATTGAAGATGAGTTGACTCTGCTGTCCAGAAGGGTTAACCGTCTCTTGAAGAGAAATAAGGTAACAAGTTCAGAAGTACTAGAAGGAGTGATGGTCGCTTCTAGTCTACTTTTGGCCAAAGGAAGTTTAGTGGCAAAGAAGTCATTtgttatgaatgcaatgagccaggacacctCAAGTACGATTGTCCTGAGCTACAGAAGGACAAGTCCAAGAAGAAAGCTCTCCAAAACAAGAAGAAAGGGCTGATGGAAACTTGGGAAGACTTTGACTTCTTAGAAGATGAGTCTCAAGAAGATCAGGCCAACATAACTCTAATGGCTTGCGTAGGAACTTCAGAAGCAGAGATTCCTTCAGAAGGCAAAGCAGGCTCGAAATCAGGTGAATAAGAGGTAATCTTCAAAGAGGTATTTCATGATATTTCTCATTTAGAATTATCTACATCCTTAATCGAAATTATGGAAAGACATGAGTTACTAAGATTGAATTCAAGGAACTTAAAAAATCCCATGAATTTATATCTTCTGAAAACAACAAGCTTAAGAAAGATCTCTTTATTTTAAATAAAGATATTTTCTTTCTTAAAGATGAGAACTCTGCACTCAAAGACACGAGAGCTCTTCCAGAAGCTTATGAGAGTACTGATGATGTCATTAAGAAATATGACAAAGCCTTTCAGAAATTCTTATCCAGAAGCATAGGGAGAAGCCCGATGGCTTCTAAGATTTATGGCGTAAGTAGAAATGGGGCAGATGGTATTGGCTATAACTCCTATGAAGAAACTAATTCTGATAAGGCAGACAAACCTAATACTCTTAATTCCCATTTAGTTACTGCTGGGTTTGTGTCAAAagataaaggaaaagaaaaatagaaatctGATTCTAAACCTAAGGCAAAACCTTTGCCAAGACCTCCTTGTTTTAAATCTTGCAAATATGATTATTCTGCTGTTAAACCCAAGGTTGTTAAAAACCCAGGGAAGTCTAACGAGAAAGGACCCAAAAAACTATGGGTAACCAAGAAACAAATAATCTATGTTGCAGATATTCTCAGTAGAGAAATTGAGACACCTGTCATGGTACCTGAACTCTGGTTGCTTGAATCATATGAAGGAAAGAAGGTATATGTTCCAAAGCCTGGAACTTGAGCCTGACGGCGGTAAATTTTGGAGTTGAACCAAAGAAAAGATCATAAACTCCAAAACTATGAAGGAATAGGATGTGAGATTATTCTTTCTCAGACATCCTGAAGGGATGAAGGTTTGAAAAATTGCTCTTTCAGCATATGGAAAAAAGAGAAACAACAGCTTCTATACATTGATCCATTTGATAGTAAAATTTGTATCAAATCAATGCAATGAAGTCCATTTAAGTTTTCGATAAATGATTAATGTTGAAGAATCTGAGTAAAGCTTCTCTTACATAAGGATGAGACACATTCTATGTTCACCACCTTCTGTAACCAAGAACAAATAGAGACTAGTCTCAGATATATTATGGTTAGAAGTCGTTATGTTGAATAAATTGAAAAACAAACACTGATAAAGTGTTTAATGAGAAGGACCTATCAAATGATCTCTCCTATCCTAATCTCCCAGATATCGAATAGCAGAAGAGTACACCGTTTCTCGGAATTATGTGGATCTTGTTCAACGAAATAAATATGGCATAGCATTTCTAGGCAGAGGTTGTAAACACAACGTGTTATCCTCAAGAACAATATTCTCTAAGACTTGATCTGAGTAAGATCTGATATGAATTTAGATTCACTTAGAAGCTAAGCATGTCTTACATTTTTCCAGCTATATGCTCTATCATAAGCTCAAATGCTAACAAACTTGATTCTTAAGATACTCAAAGGTGGTAACATGTTAAGCTATTCTGAATGCTCAAATAAGTACAAGAGACACTATAGTGAAGCCCTCATTATTTGAGAACCAGTTTTTGTTAACACTGTCAAAAGATTGACCTAAAAACAAGTCAAAGCAAACTATTTTTTCTTTTGCAGATCCGAAGATCATACCCTCTAGAACAAAAGATAGTAGTACTGCTCAAATAGATCAGGAAGTCAACGACTAAGGAATTGTCTATTCAGAAGCAATCTAAATCATAAACAAGGACCCTCACCTACTCTGAGACTACTTTTAAACTCAATATTTCTAAAAAGGTATATCCTATGAGGGAGCTTCAAAAAAGATTGGATTCAAGCCACATTTTCTTAAAGGGATGGCATTTTTGGAAAAGATATTTCGTCAACTCACTACCCTTCAAAAGGAAATCTTAAGGTACACATCTTTGCTCAATTTTTGAATATGAAGCCTTAGAGTAGTGATGTTCTCATATCTTAGAAATACTCATCATCAAAAGATTTCTCTGGAAATGTCTCTTGAAAAACTGAAGAATCCACTTCATACAGTAATTGTTGCAGTTCTATGACTGATAATCAATTGTCTAACAAATGAATTTTAATCGTCATTGAGTTAAAACTTCTTGGGTAAAAATTTTCTTTAGGAATAATTATATTTAGCGTGTCTTATCCAATTCCTATTCCTTAGCCTATATCGCTTCATAATTACCTTTCTCATAAAAAGTAGTAGTAATTAATGCTCATTCTTTAGTCATTAATGATTTTGTGAGTCTCAAGTTTGATCCACCTTGTTAACCGAACCATTCTCATGCCAGCCACGATTCTTTTTCTCTATTTATACCTCTTATTTCATGTCATCTTTTTTATTCACATCTGTTCAAATTATTTCATTCTCTCTCGATCTTCTTCAAAATCATCATGGCCGTAAGAACATTCCAAGGTGATGAACAACTGTTATTTGTTAACAATGAACAAAGGGTTAACTTCAGAGAACTAAGGTACAAAGATTACAATCTTTCAAGGAAAGTCAGAGCACATGGATCATAAAGGGAATGCCTTTGTTCCTTTTGAAGGAACTGAGATTCGCTCCCTTGTGTTCGGACATCTTATAAGAATCACTAGGAACACAATTGCTAAAGCTATTGAGTGTCAAGATGTTGGCGCTAGTGTGGATGATTACCTATTCAACTATGACTTTGATGGAAATCACATCCATTACTTTCTGGACATGATTAATCAAGCCCGGGGGTTCTCATATTTTTTGATTCTTCGTCCTACATTAGGAGTGTGGTTTCAAGTTCTTCTAACAAACTTTCGTCCTAGGGAAACAGAAATGGAAATCTCAAGAATGGAGAAAAACAGTTTCTGCTCTTTCTCTCATACAAAAATCGCATTAATCTTCCTAAGATTATTTTTCACTATCTCAAGGAAACTATAATTGTCTCGAGAAACTAGATAACCTTTCTCATCCCGTATGGAAGAGTGCTGCCTGAGGTTTTCACTAGAGTATggataaaggcgtcgagctaacaacgtaaaacaagcgcttgttaggAGGCACTCCAACGGttgtaaaatttgtttatttttctgttaatgagatgtgtaggtgttaagtggaggctaCATCAATTGT
The Vicia villosa cultivar HV-30 ecotype Madison, WI linkage group LG6, Vvil1.0, whole genome shotgun sequence genome window above contains:
- the LOC131612073 gene encoding RING-H2 finger protein ATL5-like, whose translation is MLGSGTNLVTTVIGFGMSATFIVFVCTRIICGRLRGGVESRMMYEIESRYDIEQPEHHVNDPDPEPVMLEAIPTLKFNQEAFSCIEDTQCVICLADYKEREILRIMPKCGHTFHLCCIDIWLRKQSTCPVCRLPLKNSSETKHVRPVTFTMSQPLDEPPHTSERNADIDRHDEPTAVNSTQPTSEEPEARQ